The following coding sequences are from one Dermacentor silvarum isolate Dsil-2018 chromosome 4, BIME_Dsil_1.4, whole genome shotgun sequence window:
- the LOC119449782 gene encoding ATP-binding cassette sub-family E member 1-like: protein MSSQDKLTRIAIVNTDKCKPKRCKQECKKSCPVVRLGKLCIEVTPNDKIAAISENLCIGCGICVKKCPFEAISIINLPSNLEKDTTHRYSQNSFKLHRLPTPRPGEVLGLVGTNGIGKSTALKILAGKLKPNLGRYGDPPDWTEILQYFRGSELQNYFTKILEDDLKAIIKPQYVDQIPKAVKGSVQQLIDKKDEMKNQDEVCRVLDLNNVRDRNVDALSGGELQRFACAMVCIQKADIFMFDEPSSYLDVKQRLKAALAIRSLIHPEKYIIVVEHDLSVLDYLSDFICCLYGVPGCYGVVTMPFSVREGINIFLDGFVPTENLRFRDTSLVFKVAETATEEEIKRMCRYEYPDMKKCLGDFEMSVHAGTFTDSEIIVMLGENGTGKTTFIRMMAGRLKPDEGGDVPSLNISYKPQKISPKSQGTVRMLLHDKIRDAYVHPQFIADVMKPLQIDAIIDQEVQNLSGGELQRVALALCLGKPADVYLIDEPSAYLDSEQRLVAAKVIKRFILHAKKTGFVVEHDFIMATYLADRVIVFEGQPSVKTLANAPQMLLAGMNKFLELLNITFRRDPNNYRPRINKLNSVKDTEQKKSGNFFFLED, encoded by the exons ATGAGTTCACAGGATAAGTTAACGAGGATCGCCATCGTCAACACAGACAAATGCAAGCCCAAGAGATGTAAACAAGAGTGCAAGAAGTCATGCCCTGTTGTGAGACTGG GCAAACTTTGCATAGAAGTAACGCCCAACGACAAGATCGCTGCCATATCGGAGAACTTGTGCATCGGTTGTGGTATCTGCGTCAAG AAATGTCCATTTGAAGCCATTTCTATTATCAATTTGCCTAGTAACCTAGAGAAAGATACAACTCATAGGTACAGCCAGAACTCCTTCAAGTTACACAG GTTGCCTACCCCAAGACCCGGTGAAGTTTTGGGTTTGGTGGGGACAAATGGAATTGGGAAATCAACTGCCCTGAAGATTTTAGCTGGGAAACTGAAACCCAACTTAGGACGCTATGGA GATCCCCCAGACTGGACAGAAATTCTTCAGTACTTCCGTGGTTCGGAACTGCAAAACTACTTCACCAAGATTTTGGAAGATGATCTGAAGGCGATCATCAAGCCTCAGTATGTTGACCAGATTCCCAAAGCTGTCAAG GGGTCCGTACAGCAACTCATAGACAAAAAGGACGAAATGAAGAATCAGGATGAAGTGTGCAGAGTACTCG ACCTCAACAATGTAAGAGACAGAAATGTGGACGCACTATCTGGAGGGGAGCTTCAACGCTTTGCATGTGCAATGGTGTGCATACAGAAAGCAGACAT CTTTATGTTTGACGAGCCCTCAAGTTATCTGGATGTGAAGCAGAGGCTCAAGGCTGCTCTGGCAATCCGCTCCTTGATTCATCCAGAAAA GTACATCATTGTTGTGGAGCATGACCTGTCAGTGCTCGACTATCTGTCTGACTTCATCTGCTGCTTATATGGCGTGCCTGGATGCTACGGTGTGGTTACCATGCCATTCTCTGTCAGGGAAG GCATCAACATCTTCCTGGATGGTTTTGTGCCAACCGAGAACCTAAGGTTTAGGGACACCTCACTAGTGTTCAAAGTTGCTGAAACGGCTACAGAGGAAGAAATCAAGCGAATGTGCCGCTACGAGTATCCCGACATGAAAAAGTGCCTAG GTGACTTTGAAATGAGTGTACATGCCGGGACATTCACAGACTCTGAGATCATAGTGATGCTGGGAGAGAATGGAACAGGAAAGACAACCTTCATTCGTATGATGGCTGGCCGATTGAAACCTGATGAAGGGG GTGACGTCCCTTCTTTAAACATCAGTTACAAGCCCCAAAAGATCTCCCCGAAATCTCAAGGAACTGTGCGAATGCTGCTTCATGACAAAATAAGGGATGCCTATGTGCACCCACAGTTCATTGCTGACGTCATGAAACCACTGCAGATTGATGCCATTATTGACCAGGAA GTGCAGAACTTGTCTGGGGGTGAGCTTCAGCGTGTAGCCCTGGCTTTGTGCCTTGGCAAGCCAGCCGACGTGTACCTAATAGATGAGCCGTCAGCCTACCTCGACTCCGAGCAGCGTCTGGTGGCAGCCAAAGTCATCAAGCGATTTATCCTGCATGCCAAGAAGACGGGCTTCGTGGTTGAGCACGACTTCATCATGGCCACGTATCTCGCCGATAGGGTTATTGTCTTCGAGGGACAGCCCTCTGTCAAGACTCTGGCAAATGC